CCGCTTGTCAATTTTCTAACACTTATTCATTTTCGAGCAAGTTCGGGCCAGTTTGTGCAGTCAAATAATACGGGGAGAAGGAAAGGTTGTTCTTAGGAATTATAATAAGATTCATCACCAGGATTTCTGCTGTTGACTTTATCCTTGTGAGCTATAGGTGGCTTCCAGTTTATTAAGTAGTATGATCGATTTTTCGAAAATTCATTTTGATTCAAACTTTTTAATTGTTGAAGTACGAGAAAATACATGTTGTAAGAGAGAAATTATGGAGAGCAAAAATTGAAGTTTAAGAAGAGAGGTTAAATTTAATTAAACACAATTCGTCATTTAACATAACACGAAGTTTATCATACTATTGAAATTGACGAAGCATGGATGTCTTGTGGAGACGACAGACAGACATACAAACATGCAGTGATGGAAGAGAAAGCAAAAAGAAGATAAAATTTCTAAATTATTTTCTAGTTTACATAATATATATTATAGGAAGTAAATGAAAAATTTGAAATTCTGTCTCAATAACTAAGTATACTTTTGATATTGAGACAGAATAAAAAAATACTTATGATCCGATATATTTAGCTTGCGGTCTAAATATGACGTTATTCCTGGACTGTTCCATAATATGTGCAGACCATCCTACAATTCGACTTGAGCAAAAAATCGGCGTAAATAATTCTGCAGGAATTTCAATGGCTTTCATAATGGCTGCTGCATAATATTCAACATTAGCATATAAATTTCTTCCTGGCTTTAATTGATTCAGCCACGTTTCTGTCTGCTGCTCAACATCAAGCAGAAATTCTGCCCAGTCCGGTATTGGATCCATCTTTAAGATTAATTGCTGCAAAGCCTTAGCTCTGGGATCTTTAACTTGGTAGATTCTATGGCCAAATCCCATAATTTTTTCATTTTGCACAATTTTATTCTTGACAACTTCTTCTACTGTTGATCCTTGAACCTCTTCAATATAAGTTAACACACCAGATGGTGCGCCACCATGTAATGGTCCTTTCAGCGCTCCAATTCCAGCGGTTATTGCTGAGTAAATATCACTTTGTGTAGAAGCCACTACTCTGGCAGCAAATGTAGAAGCATTCAGACCATGTTCAGCCGTTAATATCATATAAGCTTCTAAAGCAGCTGCTTCTTTTTCTGTCTTTTCTTCACCAAACAGCATATAGAGAAAATTTGCAGCATGACTTAAATGATGTTTGGGTTCTACAGGTTCAAGCCCCCTCTTCCTTCGGTACAAATAAGCGATGATCGTTGGTAGTTTAGCGATAACATCAACCACTTCCATTTCATTAATCGGCCAGTGATCCCTGGACTCATCTAAACAGGATATCGCAGATCTTATGGAAGCAATCAACGACTGCTGATGAATAAACTGATCAAGCACATTTTTGGTATTTTCATTTATAGCTCTTGCTTCCTTCATTCGGTCATTTAATACGTGTATACCATTTTCGTCAAGTTTTTTTCCACTCAGTAAAAAGTACACGACTTCTTCAAAGCTGTGCTTTTCTATGAGTTTTTCAACTGGAACTCCACGATAAAATAAATTCCCCTTCTCCCCATTTATTTCACTTAATGCGGTCTCAACGGCAGTAATTCCTTTTAAACCTGGATAATACATGTTTATCCCCTCCCCATACTTCTATTGTATTTCACTCGATTCATTATTAAAATTAAGTAATAATGATCTAATCAATAAGCAATAGTTATTGGAGGGATATAATGGATATGAAGTGGCTCCGCACGTTTGAGCTTGCTGCAAAACTCCTGAATTACCGGAAAGTCGCAGAGCAATTGTATATTACACAACCTGCTGTCAGTCTCCATATCAAACAACTGGAAGAAGAATTAAATTGCAAGCTGTTTGTTAAAAAAGGCCGTCATATTCAACTTACCGAATCCGGTCGCCATTTTCGCATGGAAGCTTTACAATTACTCACTCAGTATGAGACAACGCTGCAGAAAATGAATACTATGCGTCAAGGCTTTACCGATTCTTTAAAAATTGGAATAACTCCACTATTAATAGAAAGTACCTTTCCAAGTATCATTAGGAAATACACAGAAAAGCAACCAACCATTGAACTTGCCATCACGGTTGCGGAATCGTCAGAGCTTGCAGGAATGCTTGAAAAAGATCAAATTGATGTTGCCTTTTCCTGCTTGCCAAGCCTGGACTCTTCTATCATTTGTGAAGAGCTTTTTCACGATACATTAACGATGGTAATAGCACACGATGGTTTAGATTTGGAATCTGCCCCTCCTTTAGATCCGGTGGCGCTGTTTAAGGAGAAATTAATCTTCTCCCACCACCATCCAAGCTACTGGCCGAGTCTGATAAGAAACATCCAGCTCAATGCCCCTACTGCTCGCTTTTTAAAAGTGACGCAGTCCCATGCAGCTAAGCGGTTTATATTAGAAGGAATGGGCATTTCGTTTTTTCCTTCTTTTGCTGTCAGGCGTGAACTTA
This Halobacillus salinarum DNA region includes the following protein-coding sequences:
- a CDS encoding LysR family transcriptional regulator, which encodes MDMKWLRTFELAAKLLNYRKVAEQLYITQPAVSLHIKQLEEELNCKLFVKKGRHIQLTESGRHFRMEALQLLTQYETTLQKMNTMRQGFTDSLKIGITPLLIESTFPSIIRKYTEKQPTIELAITVAESSELAGMLEKDQIDVAFSCLPSLDSSIICEELFHDTLTMVIAHDGLDLESAPPLDPVALFKEKLIFSHHHPSYWPSLIRNIQLNAPTARFLKVTQSHAAKRFILEGMGISFFPSFAVRRELMEGRLLEVHPPPFPLPVCSIYVSLKYEHSVESDLVQFTRRFYMS
- a CDS encoding citrate/2-methylcitrate synthase, translating into MYYPGLKGITAVETALSEINGEKGNLFYRGVPVEKLIEKHSFEEVVYFLLSGKKLDENGIHVLNDRMKEARAINENTKNVLDQFIHQQSLIASIRSAISCLDESRDHWPINEMEVVDVIAKLPTIIAYLYRRKRGLEPVEPKHHLSHAANFLYMLFGEEKTEKEAAALEAYMILTAEHGLNASTFAARVVASTQSDIYSAITAGIGALKGPLHGGAPSGVLTYIEEVQGSTVEEVVKNKIVQNEKIMGFGHRIYQVKDPRAKALQQLILKMDPIPDWAEFLLDVEQQTETWLNQLKPGRNLYANVEYYAAAIMKAIEIPAELFTPIFCSSRIVGWSAHIMEQSRNNVIFRPQAKYIGS